The following proteins are co-located in the Haloplanus sp. HW8-1 genome:
- the thyX gene encoding FAD-dependent thymidylate synthase, translating to MEVQLLEATPDPERVICTAARNDYLSEFVGDISFAEAMESIEGDTEAEKRRTLIGHLLDHGHFGPFEHPQATFAIKGVSRSCMAQITRHRHVSFDIQSMRYVSFDDVDPAEVEAGAMVVTPPSATDPEWIGRNQSAGSVDEETVAERERIFRETVRDSVESYQELLDLGMPPEDARFVLPIGTEVNIVMSMNARMLMHVADMRAAADSQWEIREMTEAILDLAAEWCPITFEHYEEHLKGRKNRLAP from the coding sequence ATGGAGGTCCAACTGCTCGAAGCCACGCCGGATCCGGAGCGGGTGATCTGTACGGCGGCGCGAAACGACTATCTCTCCGAGTTCGTCGGCGACATCTCGTTCGCGGAGGCGATGGAGAGCATCGAGGGCGACACCGAGGCGGAAAAGCGACGGACGCTGATCGGTCACCTGCTGGATCACGGCCACTTCGGGCCGTTCGAACACCCGCAGGCCACCTTCGCGATCAAGGGCGTCAGCCGCTCGTGTATGGCGCAGATCACGCGTCACCGGCACGTCAGTTTCGACATCCAGAGCATGCGATACGTCTCTTTCGACGACGTCGACCCCGCCGAGGTGGAGGCGGGGGCGATGGTGGTGACGCCGCCGTCCGCGACGGATCCCGAGTGGATCGGTCGCAACCAGTCCGCCGGCTCCGTCGACGAGGAGACCGTCGCGGAACGCGAGCGGATCTTCCGCGAGACGGTCCGTGACTCCGTGGAGTCCTATCAGGAACTCCTCGACCTGGGAATGCCGCCCGAAGACGCCCGCTTCGTACTCCCCATCGGCACCGAGGTCAACATCGTCATGTCGATGAACGCTCGCATGCTGATGCACGTCGCGGACATGCGTGCCGCGGCCGACAGCCAGTGGGAGATCCGTGAGATGACCGAGGCCATCCTCGATCTGGCCGCCGAGTGGTGTCCGATCACCTTCGAACACTACGAGGAACATCTGAAGGGCCGAAAGAACCGCCTCGCCCCCTGA
- a CDS encoding MBL fold metallo-hydrolase yields the protein MTDIENLAADVRAFTSNVFLVTGDRRILVDAGANFDVVGGVESRVDGLDAVVLTHTHRDHVGNVDAVRRAFDVETWGFDPAQSTVDNELGDSVRLGDDDYSVLHTPGHKDDHVCLYADGPKVCFAGDLVFANGAFGRTDLEEGDRETLVRSIDRLLDTVAPDLAVLHTGHGPSVTADAYATVERAGQAARR from the coding sequence ATGACCGACATCGAGAACCTCGCGGCCGACGTGCGAGCGTTCACCAGCAACGTCTTCCTCGTGACCGGCGACCGACGGATCCTCGTCGACGCGGGCGCGAACTTCGACGTCGTGGGCGGGGTCGAGTCCCGGGTCGACGGGCTCGATGCCGTCGTCCTCACCCACACCCACCGAGACCACGTCGGCAACGTCGACGCCGTCCGGAGGGCGTTCGACGTCGAGACGTGGGGGTTCGACCCCGCCCAGTCGACCGTCGACAACGAACTCGGCGACTCGGTACGCCTCGGCGACGACGACTATTCGGTCCTCCACACGCCGGGACACAAGGACGACCACGTCTGCCTGTATGCGGACGGACCGAAGGTGTGTTTCGCTGGCGATCTGGTGTTCGCGAACGGCGCCTTCGGCCGGACGGACTTGGAGGAGGGCGATCGAGAGACGCTAGTCCGAAGCATCGACCGCCTGCTGGACACCGTCGCCCCCGACCTCGCGGTCCTGCATACGGGCCACGGGCCGAGCGTCACGGCCGACGCCTACGCGACCGTCGAGCGCGCGGGGCAGGCCGCCCGGAGGTAG
- a CDS encoding MBL fold metallo-hydrolase: MHLTFLGTGSAMPLPDRVQTGLLLERGDRRLLVDCGAGVLHRLARTDAGYEGVSTVLLTHRHLDHVSDLLALAKARWLAGETALEVVGPHGTKALVDDLLAAFDYLDGRIDLRVREVGAHEFSVAGFEVRAHETRHSVDGLAYRFTGDAGDLTIGGDTEAFEGLAAFADGSALFVHDCSFPDDVDVSNHPTPSRLGDALAGHDYGRVYLTHLYPHTEGRHDDMLASIAERFDGDVRFARDGLRVEC, from the coding sequence ATGCACCTCACCTTCCTCGGCACCGGGAGCGCGATGCCACTCCCCGACCGGGTACAGACCGGACTGTTGCTCGAACGGGGGGATCGACGCCTCCTCGTCGACTGCGGTGCCGGCGTCCTCCACCGCCTCGCCCGCACCGACGCGGGCTACGAGGGCGTCTCGACCGTCCTGCTGACGCATCGCCACTTGGATCACGTCTCCGACCTCCTGGCGCTCGCGAAGGCGCGGTGGCTGGCCGGCGAGACGGCACTCGAAGTCGTCGGTCCCCACGGGACGAAGGCGCTCGTGGACGATCTTCTGGCCGCGTTCGACTACCTCGACGGCCGAATCGACCTCCGGGTTCGAGAGGTGGGCGCCCACGAGTTCTCGGTCGCCGGCTTCGAGGTGCGCGCCCACGAGACGCGCCACTCGGTCGACGGTCTCGCTTACCGGTTCACCGGCGACGCGGGCGACCTAACGATCGGCGGCGACACAGAAGCGTTCGAGGGCCTGGCCGCCTTCGCCGACGGATCGGCGCTGTTCGTCCACGACTGCTCCTTCCCCGACGACGTGGACGTATCGAACCACCCGACACCGTCGCGACTCGGCGACGCTCTCGCCGGCCACGACTACGGTCGCGTCTATCTGACACACCTCTATCCGCACACCGAGGGTCGCCACGACGACATGCTGGCCTCGATCGCGGAGCGATTCGACGGCGACGTACGGTTCGCCCGCGACGGGCTACGGGTGGAGTGCTGA
- a CDS encoding TRAM domain-containing protein, giving the protein MPDQPVMAGETYVVAIEELGSEGDGVGYVGEFAVLVDDASLGETIRVEITDVRSNFARGEVVDAEFGFT; this is encoded by the coding sequence ATGCCAGACCAGCCGGTCATGGCCGGTGAGACGTACGTTGTCGCCATCGAGGAACTCGGCTCCGAGGGCGACGGCGTCGGCTACGTGGGGGAGTTCGCCGTCCTCGTCGACGACGCGTCGCTCGGCGAGACGATCCGCGTCGAGATCACCGACGTCCGGTCGAACTTCGCTCGCGGGGAGGTCGTCGACGCCGAATTCGGCTTCACCTGA
- a CDS encoding transcription initiation factor IIB: MSETTTYSTTKAVEEEQNRTDERTTPDCPECSGNLVTDEEHGETVCADCGLVVEEDEIDHGPEWRAFDSSERDSKSRVGAPTTQMMHDKGLSTNIGWQDKDAYGKTLSSRQREKMQRLRTWNERFRTRDSKERNLKQALGEIDRMASALGLPENVRETASVIYRRALADDLLPGRSIEGVATSALYAAARQAGTPRSLDEIATVSRVDKMELTRTYRYIVRELKLEVKPADPEQYVPRFASELDLSEESSRQARELLRSSRDRGVHSGKSPVGLAAAAVYAAALLTNETVTQSEVSEVANISEVTIRNRYKELLEAKGAADAN; this comes from the coding sequence ATGAGCGAAACAACGACATACAGTACAACGAAAGCGGTCGAGGAGGAACAGAACCGAACGGACGAGCGGACGACACCCGACTGTCCGGAGTGTAGCGGGAACCTCGTCACCGACGAAGAACACGGCGAGACGGTGTGTGCGGACTGTGGCCTCGTGGTCGAGGAAGACGAGATCGACCACGGGCCCGAGTGGCGCGCCTTCGATTCGAGCGAACGCGACTCCAAGTCCCGGGTTGGCGCACCGACGACCCAGATGATGCACGACAAGGGGCTGTCGACCAACATCGGCTGGCAGGACAAGGACGCCTACGGGAAGACTCTCTCCTCGCGCCAGCGCGAGAAGATGCAGCGCCTACGCACCTGGAACGAGCGATTCCGGACCAGGGATTCGAAGGAGCGCAACCTGAAGCAGGCGCTGGGCGAGATCGATCGGATGGCCTCGGCGCTGGGCCTGCCCGAGAACGTCCGCGAGACGGCGTCGGTGATCTACCGCCGCGCCCTCGCCGACGACCTCCTACCCGGGCGCTCGATCGAGGGAGTCGCGACCAGCGCGCTGTACGCGGCCGCCCGCCAGGCCGGCACTCCGCGGTCGCTGGACGAAATCGCCACCGTCTCCCGCGTCGACAAGATGGAGTTGACGCGAACGTACCGGTATATCGTCCGCGAACTCAAACTCGAGGTCAAGCCCGCGGACCCCGAGCAGTACGTCCCGCGATTCGCCTCCGAACTCGACCTCTCCGAGGAGTCGAGTCGGCAGGCCCGCGAACTCCTCCGCTCGTCGCGCGACCGGGGCGTCCACAGTGGCAAGAGCCCGGTCGGCCTCGCGGCTGCGGCCGTCTACGCCGCCGCCCTCCTCACCAACGAGACGGTGACTCAGAGCGAGGTGAGCGAGGTGGCCAACATCAGCGAGGTCACCATCCGCAACCGGTACAAGGAACTCCTCGAAGCCAAAGGGGCCGCGGACGCGAACTAG
- a CDS encoding cupin domain-containing protein: MDKIRIDDIEGRIDSATVKRPLTDAISAANVALNYYELAPGDSFAYGYHTHESQEELFVIREGRVTFETEDGEVAVTAGEIIRFAPGEFQQGINKGDERVVALAIGAPRETGGSELRRECEACGERTPHTVERVQDGRAKITRCLECGDETGRFE; this comes from the coding sequence ATGGACAAGATACGCATCGATGATATCGAGGGCCGAATCGACTCGGCGACCGTCAAGCGGCCCCTGACCGACGCGATCAGCGCCGCCAACGTGGCGCTCAACTACTACGAACTGGCACCGGGGGATAGTTTCGCGTACGGATATCATACACACGAGTCTCAGGAGGAACTCTTCGTCATCCGGGAGGGACGAGTGACCTTCGAAACGGAGGACGGGGAGGTCGCCGTCACCGCAGGGGAGATCATTCGGTTCGCGCCCGGTGAGTTCCAACAGGGGATCAACAAGGGTGACGAGCGAGTCGTCGCCCTGGCCATCGGTGCACCCCGGGAAACCGGCGGCTCGGAGCTCCGTCGCGAGTGTGAGGCCTGCGGCGAGCGTACGCCGCACACGGTCGAGCGGGTCCAAGATGGCCGGGCGAAGATCACACGGTGTCTGGAATGTGGAGACGAAACGGGCCGGTTCGAGTAG
- a CDS encoding DUF5827 family protein — translation MPRPKDAFDGVYPCEFYTPEELLEPEQMYTIQEIARLLQGLDPDADVDEGTEAVLVDWAVPWVMINADDLVIGEPPTDDDPGYYGLRTD, via the coding sequence ATGCCACGGCCGAAAGACGCGTTCGACGGGGTCTATCCCTGCGAGTTCTACACGCCCGAGGAGTTGCTGGAGCCGGAACAGATGTACACGATCCAGGAAATCGCGCGTCTGCTACAGGGGCTCGATCCCGACGCCGACGTGGACGAAGGCACCGAGGCCGTCCTCGTCGACTGGGCGGTGCCGTGGGTGATGATCAACGCGGACGACCTGGTGATCGGCGAACCGCCGACGGACGACGATCCGGGCTACTACGGACTGCGGACCGACTAG
- a CDS encoding nitrous oxide reductase accessory protein NosL produces MTNGSTSPLTRRRLVAVTGTLTTGLAGCLSGDEETVTPTTTPTGTSATAALTDPAPVPEDASCAVCNMISGKFPDYNAQSTVEAGDRVFFCSSGCMGAYHVDPGNFEAAHDGATFAGVWAHDHTTTELIDATTAWFVRETNADRVNDPMQRNPLPFAAEADARAYVAEYDDLSETDILRLDDFDMELATFYRGRFFE; encoded by the coding sequence ATGACGAATGGATCGACATCGCCACTCACGCGGCGCCGGCTCGTCGCCGTCACGGGGACGCTGACGACTGGCCTCGCTGGCTGTCTGAGCGGCGACGAGGAGACTGTGACGCCGACGACCACCCCGACGGGGACGTCGGCCACGGCTGCCCTGACTGATCCCGCCCCCGTCCCCGAGGATGCCTCGTGTGCCGTCTGTAACATGATATCGGGAAAGTTTCCCGACTACAACGCCCAGTCGACCGTCGAGGCGGGCGACCGCGTCTTCTTTTGCTCGTCGGGGTGTATGGGTGCGTACCACGTCGACCCCGGCAACTTCGAGGCGGCTCACGACGGGGCGACGTTCGCGGGGGTCTGGGCGCACGATCACACGACCACGGAGTTGATCGACGCGACGACGGCGTGGTTCGTCAGGGAGACGAACGCCGACCGCGTGAACGACCCCATGCAGCGCAACCCGCTTCCGTTCGCTGCGGAGGCCGACGCCAGGGCGTACGTCGCCGAGTACGACGACCTCTCCGAGACTGACATCCTTCGTCTGGACGACTTCGACATGGAACTGGCGACGTTCTACCGTGGCCGGTTCTTCGAGTAG